In Halomarina salina, one DNA window encodes the following:
- a CDS encoding MFS transporter, which yields MALDRKWRALGLLATAELFVMALWFSATAVAPDLAAEWDLSAVERAWLTSAVQVGFVVGALLSALLTLSDTFRPRVLVAVSAWLGAATTVAIALFVDAALPAIALRFLTGVALAGVYPPGMKLVAGWFRDRRGFAIGTLVGALTVGSALPHLLRAVGGVGRPRAVLLGAALLAVVGGLLALQVEQGPYQAPTAPFDPRAVRRLLGNRPAVLANLGYFGHMWELYAVWTWIPAYLAASGSVGNARLASGLAFLTIGVGALGAVVAGVVADDVGRTTVTSASMVVSGTACLAAGALFDAPLVALVAFLVVWGGTIVADSAQFSTALTELAEPQYVGTALTLQTAVGFLVTTVSIQLTPLVAEAVGWRWAFAPLAVGPVVGTLAMLRLRRRPESRRLAGGRG from the coding sequence GTGGCTCTCGACCGGAAGTGGCGGGCGCTCGGGTTGCTGGCGACCGCCGAACTGTTCGTCATGGCGCTGTGGTTCAGCGCGACCGCCGTCGCACCCGACCTCGCCGCGGAGTGGGACCTCTCGGCGGTCGAGCGAGCGTGGCTCACCAGCGCCGTGCAGGTCGGATTCGTCGTCGGTGCCCTCCTCAGCGCCCTCCTCACGCTGTCCGACACGTTCAGACCGCGCGTGCTCGTCGCCGTCTCGGCCTGGCTCGGCGCGGCCACCACCGTCGCCATCGCGCTGTTCGTCGACGCGGCGCTCCCGGCCATCGCCCTGCGGTTCCTGACGGGCGTCGCCCTCGCAGGCGTCTACCCACCGGGGATGAAACTCGTCGCTGGCTGGTTCCGGGACCGCCGCGGGTTCGCCATCGGGACGCTCGTCGGCGCGCTCACCGTCGGGTCGGCGCTCCCGCACCTCCTCCGCGCGGTCGGTGGCGTCGGCCGCCCGCGGGCCGTCCTGCTCGGTGCCGCGCTGCTCGCGGTCGTCGGCGGACTGCTCGCGCTCCAGGTCGAACAGGGGCCCTACCAGGCTCCGACGGCACCGTTCGACCCGCGAGCGGTCCGCAGACTGCTCGGCAACCGGCCCGCGGTGCTGGCGAACCTCGGCTACTTCGGGCACATGTGGGAGCTGTACGCCGTCTGGACGTGGATTCCCGCGTACCTCGCTGCGAGTGGGTCCGTCGGGAACGCGCGACTCGCCTCCGGCCTCGCCTTCCTCACCATCGGCGTGGGGGCGCTCGGTGCGGTCGTGGCCGGCGTCGTCGCGGACGACGTAGGCCGAACCACGGTGACGAGCGCGAGTATGGTCGTCTCGGGGACGGCCTGTCTCGCCGCGGGAGCGCTGTTCGACGCGCCGCTCGTCGCACTCGTCGCGTTCCTCGTCGTCTGGGGCGGGACCATCGTCGCCGACTCCGCGCAGTTCTCGACGGCGCTCACCGAACTGGCCGAGCCCCAGTACGTCGGGACGGCGCTGACGCTCCAGACCGCAGTGGGCTTCCTCGTCACGACCGTCTCCATCCAGCTGACACCGCTCGTCGCCGAGGCCGTCGGCTGGCGGTGGGCGTTCGCACCGCTCGCCGTCGGTCCGGTGGTCGGGACGCTAGCGATGCTCAGGCTTCGACGACGACCGGAATCGAGGAGACTGGCGGGTGGTCGTGGGTGA